The following proteins are encoded in a genomic region of Oncorhynchus keta strain PuntledgeMale-10-30-2019 unplaced genomic scaffold, Oket_V2 Un_contig_3860_pilon_pilon, whole genome shotgun sequence:
- the LOC118372071 gene encoding zinc finger protein 135-like isoform X46: MMSEATVTFQSQLSGVMETVFKAAMYEITRLVDDSFMKEMSRSREQVESLKKRLQLSENRRRDGDREVGRTGKCADCGRVDEEAEERSSGTSQTGVERGRGLKQEKVSGEEWSSCGGVTRETTFNDLEEAEATSPRIISEVGRGLTKHMEAEATSPRRISEVGRGLTKHMEAEATSPRRISEVGRGLTKHMEAEATSPRRISESTEVGGQKLDSLLKEEALHNTELQERWEFCLDGADGSDVSGPSKSFIQQDLQRCQDDWASGLDQHPEPPGPEGEPEDPTDPLYRPRYSMEELGGAFEKSGYSGDGGSDHLLDMEGLDRLPGSPSRLGALSYGAAGHYQVDLGRSEGGDHHHRSHMPRPHQSRREQVGSPTPSPHPEVGDRNCLLINEEGYLQDSSVLYPEHGVPESGSRAGHRGLTSIHSGSSAHNNNTESLYDAADDFGLSLNLRDRSQEQVTGGGGRRHACNQCTMTFPDFGSLKAHKQTHKTGRESGSGPPYSCTQCGKTFTQACNLKVHQRVHQAEGLHLCSHCGKGFTSFSDLKRHKCSQTTDKPYCCSICGNKFSRLWNLKLHQRIHTQEKPHRCTMCDKSFTRADILKVHLRIHTGERPYCCAVCGLRFKRLDHLKLHQRKHRPDLLN; this comes from the exons GTCGAGTCACTGAAGAAGCGGCTGCAGTTGTCGGAGAACAGACGcagggatggggacagagagGTCGGCCGTACGGGGAAGTGTGCGGACTGTGGGAGAGTTGACGAGGAAGCCGAGGAGAGAAGCTCTGGAACCTCACAGACAG GTGTGGAGAGGGGGCGTGGCCTGAAGCAGGAGAAGGTATCAGGGGAGGAGTGGAGCAGCTGTGGGGGTGTGACCAGGGAAACAACCTTCAATGATCTGGAGGAGGCTGAGGCCACCAGCCCTAGGATAATCTCTGAGGTAG GTAGGGGACTGACTAAACACATGGAGGCTGAGGCCACCAGCCCTAGGAGAATCTCTGAGGTAG GTAGGGGACTGACTAAACACATGGAGGCTGAGGCCACCAGCCCTAGGAGAATCTCTGAGGTAGGTAGGGGACTGACTAAACACATGGAGGCTGAGGCCACCAGCCCTAGGAGAATCTCTGAG TCCACAGAGGTCGGAGGTCAGAAGCTGGACAGTCTGCTGAAAGAGGAGGCTCTCCACAACACTGAGCTACAGGAGAGATGGGAGTTCTGCCTGGATG GGGCCGATGGTTCAGACGTCTCGGGGCCCAGTAAGAGTTTTATTCAGCAGGATCTACAGCGGTGCCAGGATGACTGGGCTTCTGGTCTAGACCAGCATCCTGAACCACCGGGCCCCGAGGGAGAGCCAGAGGACCCCACCGACCCTCTCTACCGCCCTCGTTACAGCATGGAGGAACTTGGGGGCGCCTTTGAAAAGTCTGGTTACAGCGGTGATGGTGGGAGCGACCATCTTCTAGACATGGAAGGGCTGGATAGGCTTCCTGGTTCTCCGTCTCGTCTGGGAGCGCTGAGCTACGGAGCTGCAGGTCACTACCAGGTGGACCTGGGGAGGTCTGAGGGGGGAGACCATCACCATCGCTCCCACATGCCTCGCCCCCATCAGAGCCGGAGGGAGCAGGTGGGGTCGCCAACGCCATCCCCCCACCCAGAGGTGGGAGACCGGAACTGCCTGTTGATCAACGAGGAGGGGTACCTGCAGGACTCCAGTGTCTTGTACCCAGAACATGGTGTCCCAGAGTCAGGTAGTAGAGCCGGCCACAGGGGGCTAACCTCCATCCACTCTGGAAGCTCAgcccacaacaacaacacagagagccTGTATGATGCCGCTGACGACTTTGGACTCTCTTTAAACCTCAGAGATCGTTCACAAGAGCAGGTaacaggaggaggggggaggcgtCATGCCTGCAATCAATGTACCATGACCTTCCCAGACTTTGGTTCCCTCAAGGCCCACAAGCAGACACACAAAACTGGTAGAGAGTCAGGGTCTGGGCCTCCGTACTCCTGCACCCAGTGCGGTAAGACCTTCACCCAGGCCTGCAACCTCAAGGTCCACCAGCGGGTCCACCAGGCAGAGGGACTCCACCTCTGCAGCCATTGCGGCAAGGGCTTCACCTCCTTCTCCGACCTGAAGAGGCACAAGTGCAGCCAGACCACAGACAAGCCCTACTGCTGCTCCATCTGTGGGAACAAGTTCAGTCGGCTCTGGAACCTCAAGCTGCATCAGCGCATTCACACGCAGGAGAAACCCCACCGCTGCACTATGTGTGACAAGAGCTTCACACGAGCAGACATTTTGAAAGTGCACCTGCGCATCCACACCGGGGAGAGACCTTACTGCTGCGCTGTGTGTGGACTCCGCTTCAAACGACTGGACCATCTGAAGTTGCACCAGCGCAAACACAGGCCGGATCTCCTGAACTGA
- the LOC118372071 gene encoding uncharacterized protein LOC118372071 isoform X3, which produces MMSEAIVTFQSQLSGVMETVFKAAMYEITRLVEDSFLKEVSRSREQVESLKKRLQLSENRRRDGDREVGRTGKCADCGRVDEEAEERSSGTSQTGVERGRGLKQEKVSGEEWSSCGGVTRETTFNDLEEAEATSPRIISEVGRGLTKHMEAEATSPRRISEVGRGLTKHMEAEATSPRRISEVGRGLTKHMEAEATSPRRISEVGRGLTKHMEAEATSPRRISEVGRGLTKHMEAEATSPRRISEVGRGLTKHMEAEATSPRRISEVGRGLTKHMEAEATSPRRISEVGRGLTKHMEAEATSPRIISEVGRGLTKHMEAEATSPRRISEVGRGLTKHMEAEATSPRRISESTEVGGQKLDSLLKEEALHNTELQERWEFCLDGADGSDVSGPSKSFIQQDLQRCQDDWASGLDQHPEPPGPEGEPEDPTDPLYRPRYSMEELGGAFEKSGYSGDGGSDHLLDMEGLDRLPGSPSRLGALSYGAAGHYQVDLGRSEGGDHHHRSHMPRPHQSRREQVGSPTPSPHPEVGDRNCLLINEEGYLQDSSVLYPEHGVPESGSRAGHRGLTSIHSGSSAHNNNTESLYDAADDFGLSLNLRDRSQEQVTGGGGRRHACNQCTMTFPDFGSLKAHKQTHKTGRESGSGPPYSCTQCGKTFTQACNLKVHQRVHQAEGLHLCSHCGKGFTSFSDLKRHKCSQTTDKPYCCSICGNKFSRLWNLKLHQRIHTQEKPHRCTMCDKSFTRADILKVHLRIHTGERPYCCAVCGLRFKRLDHLKLHQRKHRPDLLN; this is translated from the exons ATGATGTCTGAAGCCATCGTAACCTTCCAGTCTCAGCTCTCCGGAGTCATGGAGACGGTATTCAAGGCTGCTATGTACGAGATCACCAGGCTGGTGGAGGATAGCTTCCTCAAGGAGGTGTCCCGGAGTCGGGAGCAGGTCGAGTCACTGAAGAAGCGGCTGCAGTTGTCGGAGAACAGACGcagggatggggacagagagGTCGGCCGTACGGGGAAGTGTGCGGACTGTGGGAGAGTTGACGAGGAAGCCGAGGAGAGAAGCTCTGGAACCTCACAGACAG GTGTGGAGAGGGGGCGTGGCCTGAAGCAGGAGAAGGTATCAGGGGAGGAGTGGAGCAGCTGTGGGGGTGTGACCAGGGAAACAACCTTCAATGATCTGGAGGAGGCTGAGGCCACCAGCCCTAGGATAATCTCTGAGGTAG GTAGGGGACTGACTAAACACATGGAGGCTGAGGCCACCAGCCCTAGGAGAATCTCTGAGGTAGGTAGGGGACTGACTAAACACATGGAGGCTGAGGCCACCAGCCCTAGGAGAATCTCTGAGGTAG GTAGGGGACTGACTAAACACATGGAGGCTGAGGCCACCAGCCCTAGGAGAATCTCTGAGGTAGGTAGGGGACTGACTAAACACATGGAGGCTGAGGCCACCAGCCCTAGGAGAATCTCTGAGGTAG GTAGGGGACTGACTAAACACATGGAGGCTGAGGCCACCAGCCCTAGGAGAATCTCTGAGGTAGGTAGGGGACTGACTAAACACATGGAGGCTGAGGCCACCAGCCCTAGGAGAATCTCTGAGGTAGGTAGGGGACTGACTAAACACATGGAGGCTGAGGCCACCAGCCCTAGGAGAATCTCTGAGGTAG GTAGGGGACTGACTAAACACATGGAGGCTGAGGCCACCAGCCCTAGGATAATCTCTGAGGTAGGTAGGGGACTGACTAAACACATGGAGGCTGAGGCCACCAGCCCTAGGAGAATCTCTGAGGTAGGTAGGGGACTGACTAAACACATGGAGGCTGAGGCCACCAGCCCTAGGAGAATCTCTGAG TCCACAGAGGTCGGAGGTCAGAAGCTGGACAGTCTGCTGAAAGAGGAGGCTCTCCACAACACTGAGCTACAGGAGAGATGGGAGTTCTGCCTGGATG GGGCCGATGGTTCAGACGTCTCGGGGCCCAGTAAGAGTTTTATTCAGCAGGATCTACAGCGGTGCCAGGATGACTGGGCTTCTGGTCTAGACCAGCATCCTGAACCACCGGGCCCCGAGGGAGAGCCAGAGGACCCCACCGACCCTCTCTACCGCCCTCGTTACAGCATGGAGGAACTTGGGGGCGCCTTTGAAAAGTCTGGTTACAGCGGTGATGGTGGGAGCGACCATCTTCTAGACATGGAAGGGCTGGATAGGCTTCCTGGTTCTCCGTCTCGTCTGGGAGCGCTGAGCTACGGAGCTGCAGGTCACTACCAGGTGGACCTGGGGAGGTCTGAGGGGGGAGACCATCACCATCGCTCCCACATGCCTCGCCCCCATCAGAGCCGGAGGGAGCAGGTGGGGTCGCCAACGCCATCCCCCCACCCAGAGGTGGGAGACCGGAACTGCCTGTTGATCAACGAGGAGGGGTACCTGCAGGACTCCAGTGTCTTGTACCCAGAACATGGTGTCCCAGAGTCAGGTAGTAGAGCCGGCCACAGGGGGCTAACCTCCATCCACTCTGGAAGCTCAgcccacaacaacaacacagagagccTGTATGATGCCGCTGACGACTTTGGACTCTCTTTAAACCTCAGAGATCGTTCACAAGAGCAGGTaacaggaggaggggggaggcgtCATGCCTGCAATCAATGTACCATGACCTTCCCAGACTTTGGTTCCCTCAAGGCCCACAAGCAGACACACAAAACTGGTAGAGAGTCAGGGTCTGGGCCTCCGTACTCCTGCACCCAGTGCGGTAAGACCTTCACCCAGGCCTGCAACCTCAAGGTCCACCAGCGGGTCCACCAGGCAGAGGGACTCCACCTCTGCAGCCATTGCGGCAAGGGCTTCACCTCCTTCTCCGACCTGAAGAGGCACAAGTGCAGCCAGACCACAGACAAGCCCTACTGCTGCTCCATCTGTGGGAACAAGTTCAGTCGGCTCTGGAACCTCAAGCTGCATCAGCGCATTCACACGCAGGAGAAACCCCACCGCTGCACTATGTGTGACAAGAGCTTCACACGAGCAGACATTTTGAAAGTGCACCTGCGCATCCACACCGGGGAGAGACCTTACTGCTGCGCTGTGTGTGGACTCCGCTTCAAACGACTGGACCATCTGAAGTTGCACCAGCGCAAACACAGGCCGGATCTCCTGAACTGA
- the LOC118372071 gene encoding uncharacterized protein LOC118372071 isoform X14, with protein sequence MMSEATVTFQSQLSGVMETVFKAAMYEITRLVDDSFMKEMSRSREQVESLKKRLQLSENRRRDGDREVGRTGKCADCGRVDEEAEERSSGTSQTGVERGRGLKQEKVSGEEWSSCGGVTRETTFNDLEEAEATSPRIISEVGRGLTKHMEAEATSPRRISEVGRGLTKHMEAEATSPRIISEVGRGLTKHMEAEATSPRRISEVGRGLTKHMEAEATSPRRISEVGRGLTKHMEAEATSPRRISEVGRGLTKHMEAEATSPRIISEVGRGLTKHMEAEATSPRRISEVGRGLTKHMEAEATSPRRISESTEVGGQKLDSLLKEEALHNTELQERWEFCLDGADGSDVSGPSKSFIQQDLQRCQDDWASGLDQHPEPPGPEGEPEDPTDPLYRPRYSMEELGGAFEKSGYSGDGGSDHLLDMEGLDRLPGSPSRLGALSYGAAGHYQVDLGRSEGGDHHHRSHMPRPHQSRREQVGSPTPSPHPEVGDRNCLLINEEGYLQDSSVLYPEHGVPESGSRAGHRGLTSIHSGSSAHNNNTESLYDAADDFGLSLNLRDRSQEQVTGGGGRRHACNQCTMTFPDFGSLKAHKQTHKTGRESGSGPPYSCTQCGKTFTQACNLKVHQRVHQAEGLHLCSHCGKGFTSFSDLKRHKCSQTTDKPYCCSICGNKFSRLWNLKLHQRIHTQEKPHRCTMCDKSFTRADILKVHLRIHTGERPYCCAVCGLRFKRLDHLKLHQRKHRPDLLN encoded by the exons GTCGAGTCACTGAAGAAGCGGCTGCAGTTGTCGGAGAACAGACGcagggatggggacagagagGTCGGCCGTACGGGGAAGTGTGCGGACTGTGGGAGAGTTGACGAGGAAGCCGAGGAGAGAAGCTCTGGAACCTCACAGACAG GTGTGGAGAGGGGGCGTGGCCTGAAGCAGGAGAAGGTATCAGGGGAGGAGTGGAGCAGCTGTGGGGGTGTGACCAGGGAAACAACCTTCAATGATCTGGAGGAGGCTGAGGCCACCAGCCCTAGGATAATCTCTGAGGTAG GTAGGGGACTGACTAAACACATGGAGGCTGAGGCCACCAGCCCTAGGAGAATCTCTGAGGTAGGTAGGGGACTGACTAAACACATGGAGGCTGAGGCCACCAGCCCTAGGATAATCTCTGAGGTAGGTAGGGGACTGACTAAACACATGGAGGCTGAGGCCACCAGCCCTAGGAGAATCTCTGAGGTAGGTAGGGGACTGACTAAACACATGGAGGCTGAGGCCACCAGCCCTAGGAGAATCTCTGAGGTAGGTAGGGGACTGACTAAACACATGGAGGCTGAGGCCACCAGCCCTAGGAGAATCTCTGAGGTAG GTAGGGGACTGACTAAACACATGGAGGCTGAGGCCACCAGCCCTAGGATAATCTCTGAGGTAGGTAGGGGACTGACTAAACACATGGAGGCTGAGGCCACCAGCCCTAGGAGAATCTCTGAGGTAGGTAGGGGACTGACTAAACACATGGAGGCTGAGGCCACCAGCCCTAGGAGAATCTCTGAG TCCACAGAGGTCGGAGGTCAGAAGCTGGACAGTCTGCTGAAAGAGGAGGCTCTCCACAACACTGAGCTACAGGAGAGATGGGAGTTCTGCCTGGATG GGGCCGATGGTTCAGACGTCTCGGGGCCCAGTAAGAGTTTTATTCAGCAGGATCTACAGCGGTGCCAGGATGACTGGGCTTCTGGTCTAGACCAGCATCCTGAACCACCGGGCCCCGAGGGAGAGCCAGAGGACCCCACCGACCCTCTCTACCGCCCTCGTTACAGCATGGAGGAACTTGGGGGCGCCTTTGAAAAGTCTGGTTACAGCGGTGATGGTGGGAGCGACCATCTTCTAGACATGGAAGGGCTGGATAGGCTTCCTGGTTCTCCGTCTCGTCTGGGAGCGCTGAGCTACGGAGCTGCAGGTCACTACCAGGTGGACCTGGGGAGGTCTGAGGGGGGAGACCATCACCATCGCTCCCACATGCCTCGCCCCCATCAGAGCCGGAGGGAGCAGGTGGGGTCGCCAACGCCATCCCCCCACCCAGAGGTGGGAGACCGGAACTGCCTGTTGATCAACGAGGAGGGGTACCTGCAGGACTCCAGTGTCTTGTACCCAGAACATGGTGTCCCAGAGTCAGGTAGTAGAGCCGGCCACAGGGGGCTAACCTCCATCCACTCTGGAAGCTCAgcccacaacaacaacacagagagccTGTATGATGCCGCTGACGACTTTGGACTCTCTTTAAACCTCAGAGATCGTTCACAAGAGCAGGTaacaggaggaggggggaggcgtCATGCCTGCAATCAATGTACCATGACCTTCCCAGACTTTGGTTCCCTCAAGGCCCACAAGCAGACACACAAAACTGGTAGAGAGTCAGGGTCTGGGCCTCCGTACTCCTGCACCCAGTGCGGTAAGACCTTCACCCAGGCCTGCAACCTCAAGGTCCACCAGCGGGTCCACCAGGCAGAGGGACTCCACCTCTGCAGCCATTGCGGCAAGGGCTTCACCTCCTTCTCCGACCTGAAGAGGCACAAGTGCAGCCAGACCACAGACAAGCCCTACTGCTGCTCCATCTGTGGGAACAAGTTCAGTCGGCTCTGGAACCTCAAGCTGCATCAGCGCATTCACACGCAGGAGAAACCCCACCGCTGCACTATGTGTGACAAGAGCTTCACACGAGCAGACATTTTGAAAGTGCACCTGCGCATCCACACCGGGGAGAGACCTTACTGCTGCGCTGTGTGTGGACTCCGCTTCAAACGACTGGACCATCTGAAGTTGCACCAGCGCAAACACAGGCCGGATCTCCTGAACTGA
- the LOC118372071 gene encoding zinc finger and BTB domain-containing protein 17-like isoform X24, giving the protein MMSEATVTFQSQLSGVMETVFKAAMYEITRLVDDSFMKEMSRSREQVESLKKRLQLSENRRRDGDREVGRTGKCADCGRVDEEAEERSSGTSQTGVERGRGLKQEKVSGEEWSSCGGVTRETTFNDLEEAEATSPRIISEVGRGLTKHMEAEATSPRRISEVGRGLTKHMEAEATSPRRISEVGRGLTKHMEAEATSPRRISEVGRGLTKHMEAEATSPRIISEVGRGLTKHMEAEATSPRRISEVGRGLTKHMEAEATSPRRISESTEVGGQKLDSLLKEEALHNTELQERWEFCLDGADGSDVSGPSKSFIQQDLQRCQDDWASGLDQHPEPPGPEGEPEDPTDPLYRPRYSMEELGGAFEKSGYSGDGGSDHLLDMEGLDRLPGSPSRLGALSYGAAGHYQVDLGRSEGGDHHHRSHMPRPHQSRREQVGSPTPSPHPEVGDRNCLLINEEGYLQDSSVLYPEHGVPESGSRAGHRGLTSIHSGSSAHNNNTESLYDAADDFGLSLNLRDRSQEQVTGGGGRRHACNQCTMTFPDFGSLKAHKQTHKTGRESGSGPPYSCTQCGKTFTQACNLKVHQRVHQAEGLHLCSHCGKGFTSFSDLKRHKCSQTTDKPYCCSICGNKFSRLWNLKLHQRIHTQEKPHRCTMCDKSFTRADILKVHLRIHTGERPYCCAVCGLRFKRLDHLKLHQRKHRPDLLN; this is encoded by the exons GTCGAGTCACTGAAGAAGCGGCTGCAGTTGTCGGAGAACAGACGcagggatggggacagagagGTCGGCCGTACGGGGAAGTGTGCGGACTGTGGGAGAGTTGACGAGGAAGCCGAGGAGAGAAGCTCTGGAACCTCACAGACAG GTGTGGAGAGGGGGCGTGGCCTGAAGCAGGAGAAGGTATCAGGGGAGGAGTGGAGCAGCTGTGGGGGTGTGACCAGGGAAACAACCTTCAATGATCTGGAGGAGGCTGAGGCCACCAGCCCTAGGATAATCTCTGAGGTAG GTAGGGGACTGACTAAACACATGGAGGCTGAGGCCACCAGCCCTAGGAGAATCTCTGAGGTAG GTAGGGGACTGACTAAACACATGGAGGCTGAGGCCACCAGCCCTAGGAGAATCTCTGAGGTAGGTAGGGGACTGACTAAACACATGGAGGCTGAGGCCACCAGCCCTAGGAGAATCTCTGAGGTAG GTAGGGGACTGACTAAACACATGGAGGCTGAGGCCACCAGCCCTAGGATAATCTCTGAGGTAGGTAGGGGACTGACTAAACACATGGAGGCTGAGGCCACCAGCCCTAGGAGAATCTCTGAGGTAGGTAGGGGACTGACTAAACACATGGAGGCTGAGGCCACCAGCCCTAGGAGAATCTCTGAG TCCACAGAGGTCGGAGGTCAGAAGCTGGACAGTCTGCTGAAAGAGGAGGCTCTCCACAACACTGAGCTACAGGAGAGATGGGAGTTCTGCCTGGATG GGGCCGATGGTTCAGACGTCTCGGGGCCCAGTAAGAGTTTTATTCAGCAGGATCTACAGCGGTGCCAGGATGACTGGGCTTCTGGTCTAGACCAGCATCCTGAACCACCGGGCCCCGAGGGAGAGCCAGAGGACCCCACCGACCCTCTCTACCGCCCTCGTTACAGCATGGAGGAACTTGGGGGCGCCTTTGAAAAGTCTGGTTACAGCGGTGATGGTGGGAGCGACCATCTTCTAGACATGGAAGGGCTGGATAGGCTTCCTGGTTCTCCGTCTCGTCTGGGAGCGCTGAGCTACGGAGCTGCAGGTCACTACCAGGTGGACCTGGGGAGGTCTGAGGGGGGAGACCATCACCATCGCTCCCACATGCCTCGCCCCCATCAGAGCCGGAGGGAGCAGGTGGGGTCGCCAACGCCATCCCCCCACCCAGAGGTGGGAGACCGGAACTGCCTGTTGATCAACGAGGAGGGGTACCTGCAGGACTCCAGTGTCTTGTACCCAGAACATGGTGTCCCAGAGTCAGGTAGTAGAGCCGGCCACAGGGGGCTAACCTCCATCCACTCTGGAAGCTCAgcccacaacaacaacacagagagccTGTATGATGCCGCTGACGACTTTGGACTCTCTTTAAACCTCAGAGATCGTTCACAAGAGCAGGTaacaggaggaggggggaggcgtCATGCCTGCAATCAATGTACCATGACCTTCCCAGACTTTGGTTCCCTCAAGGCCCACAAGCAGACACACAAAACTGGTAGAGAGTCAGGGTCTGGGCCTCCGTACTCCTGCACCCAGTGCGGTAAGACCTTCACCCAGGCCTGCAACCTCAAGGTCCACCAGCGGGTCCACCAGGCAGAGGGACTCCACCTCTGCAGCCATTGCGGCAAGGGCTTCACCTCCTTCTCCGACCTGAAGAGGCACAAGTGCAGCCAGACCACAGACAAGCCCTACTGCTGCTCCATCTGTGGGAACAAGTTCAGTCGGCTCTGGAACCTCAAGCTGCATCAGCGCATTCACACGCAGGAGAAACCCCACCGCTGCACTATGTGTGACAAGAGCTTCACACGAGCAGACATTTTGAAAGTGCACCTGCGCATCCACACCGGGGAGAGACCTTACTGCTGCGCTGTGTGTGGACTCCGCTTCAAACGACTGGACCATCTGAAGTTGCACCAGCGCAAACACAGGCCGGATCTCCTGAACTGA
- the LOC118372071 gene encoding zinc finger and BTB domain-containing protein 17-like isoform X20: MMSEATVTFQSQLSGVMETVFKAAMYEITRLVDDSFMKEMSRSREQVESLKKRLQLSENRRRDGDREVGRTGKCADCGRVDEEAEERSSGTSQTGVERGRGLKQEKVSGEEWSSCGGVTRETTFNDLEEAEATSPRIISEVGRGLTKHMEAEATSPRRISEVGRGLTKHMEAEATSPRRISEVGRGLTKHMEAEATSPRRISEVGRGLTKHMEAEATSPRRISEVGRGLTKHMEAEATSPRRISEVGRGLTKHMEAEATSPRRISESTEVGGQKLDSLLKEEALHNTELQERWEFCLDGADGSDVSGPSKSFIQQDLQRCQDDWASGLDQHPEPPGPEGEPEDPTDPLYRPRYSMEELGGAFEKSGYSGDGGSDHLLDMEGLDRLPGSPSRLGALSYGAAGHYQVDLGRSEGGDHHHRSHMPRPHQSRREQVGSPTPSPHPEVGDRNCLLINEEGYLQDSSVLYPEHGVPESGSRAGHRGLTSIHSGSSAHNNNTESLYDAADDFGLSLNLRDRSQEQVTGGGGRRHACNQCTMTFPDFGSLKAHKQTHKTGRESGSGPPYSCTQCGKTFTQACNLKVHQRVHQAEGLHLCSHCGKGFTSFSDLKRHKCSQTTDKPYCCSICGNKFSRLWNLKLHQRIHTQEKPHRCTMCDKSFTRADILKVHLRIHTGERPYCCAVCGLRFKRLDHLKLHQRKHRPDLLN; this comes from the exons GTCGAGTCACTGAAGAAGCGGCTGCAGTTGTCGGAGAACAGACGcagggatggggacagagagGTCGGCCGTACGGGGAAGTGTGCGGACTGTGGGAGAGTTGACGAGGAAGCCGAGGAGAGAAGCTCTGGAACCTCACAGACAG GTGTGGAGAGGGGGCGTGGCCTGAAGCAGGAGAAGGTATCAGGGGAGGAGTGGAGCAGCTGTGGGGGTGTGACCAGGGAAACAACCTTCAATGATCTGGAGGAGGCTGAGGCCACCAGCCCTAGGATAATCTCTGAGGTAG GTAGGGGACTGACTAAACACATGGAGGCTGAGGCCACCAGCCCTAGGAGAATCTCTGAGGTAGGTAGGGGACTGACTAAACACATGGAGGCTGAGGCCACCAGCCCTAGGAGAATCTCTGAGGTAG GTAGGGGACTGACTAAACACATGGAGGCTGAGGCCACCAGCCCTAGGAGAATCTCTGAGGTAGGTAGGGGACTGACTAAACACATGGAGGCTGAGGCCACCAGCCCTAGGAGAATCTCTGAGGTAG GTAGGGGACTGACTAAACACATGGAGGCTGAGGCCACCAGCCCTAGGAGAATCTCTGAGGTAGGTAGGGGACTGACTAAACACATGGAGGCTGAGGCCACCAGCCCTAGGAGAATCTCTGAG TCCACAGAGGTCGGAGGTCAGAAGCTGGACAGTCTGCTGAAAGAGGAGGCTCTCCACAACACTGAGCTACAGGAGAGATGGGAGTTCTGCCTGGATG GGGCCGATGGTTCAGACGTCTCGGGGCCCAGTAAGAGTTTTATTCAGCAGGATCTACAGCGGTGCCAGGATGACTGGGCTTCTGGTCTAGACCAGCATCCTGAACCACCGGGCCCCGAGGGAGAGCCAGAGGACCCCACCGACCCTCTCTACCGCCCTCGTTACAGCATGGAGGAACTTGGGGGCGCCTTTGAAAAGTCTGGTTACAGCGGTGATGGTGGGAGCGACCATCTTCTAGACATGGAAGGGCTGGATAGGCTTCCTGGTTCTCCGTCTCGTCTGGGAGCGCTGAGCTACGGAGCTGCAGGTCACTACCAGGTGGACCTGGGGAGGTCTGAGGGGGGAGACCATCACCATCGCTCCCACATGCCTCGCCCCCATCAGAGCCGGAGGGAGCAGGTGGGGTCGCCAACGCCATCCCCCCACCCAGAGGTGGGAGACCGGAACTGCCTGTTGATCAACGAGGAGGGGTACCTGCAGGACTCCAGTGTCTTGTACCCAGAACATGGTGTCCCAGAGTCAGGTAGTAGAGCCGGCCACAGGGGGCTAACCTCCATCCACTCTGGAAGCTCAgcccacaacaacaacacagagagccTGTATGATGCCGCTGACGACTTTGGACTCTCTTTAAACCTCAGAGATCGTTCACAAGAGCAGGTaacaggaggaggggggaggcgtCATGCCTGCAATCAATGTACCATGACCTTCCCAGACTTTGGTTCCCTCAAGGCCCACAAGCAGACACACAAAACTGGTAGAGAGTCAGGGTCTGGGCCTCCGTACTCCTGCACCCAGTGCGGTAAGACCTTCACCCAGGCCTGCAACCTCAAGGTCCACCAGCGGGTCCACCAGGCAGAGGGACTCCACCTCTGCAGCCATTGCGGCAAGGGCTTCACCTCCTTCTCCGACCTGAAGAGGCACAAGTGCAGCCAGACCACAGACAAGCCCTACTGCTGCTCCATCTGTGGGAACAAGTTCAGTCGGCTCTGGAACCTCAAGCTGCATCAGCGCATTCACACGCAGGAGAAACCCCACCGCTGCACTATGTGTGACAAGAGCTTCACACGAGCAGACATTTTGAAAGTGCACCTGCGCATCCACACCGGGGAGAGACCTTACTGCTGCGCTGTGTGTGGACTCCGCTTCAAACGACTGGACCATCTGAAGTTGCACCAGCGCAAACACAGGCCGGATCTCCTGAACTGA